A single region of the Enterobacter cloacae complex sp. R_G8 genome encodes:
- the mnmE gene encoding tRNA uridine-5-carboxymethylaminomethyl(34) synthesis GTPase MnmE, with translation MSHNDTIVAQATPPGRGGVGILRISGLKAREVAEAVLGKLPKPRYADYLPFKDTDGTPLDQGIALWFPGPNSFTGEDVLELQGHGGPVILDLLLKRILTLPGLRIAKPGEFSERAFLNDKLDLAQAEAIADLIDASSEQAARSALNSLQGAFSARVNHLVEALTHLRIYVEAAIDFPDEEIDFLSDGKIEAQLNDVMADLDAVRAEARQGSLLREGMKVVIAGRPNAGKSSLLNALAGREAAIVTDIAGTTRDVLREHIHIDGMPLHIIDTAGLRDASDEVERIGIERAWQEIEQADRVLFMVDGTTTDAVDPAEIWPDFIARLPAKLPITVVRNKADVTGETLGISDVNGHSLIRLSARTGEGVDDLRNHLKQSMGFDTSMEGGFLARRRHLQALEEAARHLEQGKAQLIGAWAGELLAEELRLAQQNLSEITGEFTSDDLLGRIFSSFCIGK, from the coding sequence ATGAGCCATAACGACACTATCGTCGCCCAGGCAACCCCACCGGGACGCGGTGGTGTAGGCATTTTGCGTATCTCCGGCCTGAAGGCGCGCGAGGTCGCTGAAGCGGTGCTGGGTAAACTGCCAAAGCCGCGCTACGCTGATTATCTGCCGTTTAAAGATACCGACGGTACCCCACTGGATCAGGGCATTGCGCTGTGGTTCCCCGGCCCGAACTCCTTTACCGGTGAAGACGTGCTGGAGCTGCAGGGTCACGGTGGCCCGGTCATCCTCGACCTGCTGTTAAAACGCATTCTGACATTGCCGGGCCTGCGCATTGCAAAGCCGGGTGAGTTCTCCGAACGTGCCTTCCTCAACGACAAGCTCGACCTGGCACAAGCCGAGGCGATTGCAGACCTGATCGACGCCAGCTCTGAACAGGCGGCTCGCTCTGCCCTGAACTCGTTGCAGGGCGCGTTTTCCGCACGCGTAAATCACCTGGTGGAAGCACTTACTCACCTCAGGATCTACGTCGAAGCAGCGATTGACTTCCCGGATGAGGAAATCGACTTTCTCTCTGACGGCAAAATTGAAGCCCAGCTCAATGATGTGATGGCCGATCTCGATGCCGTTCGCGCTGAAGCGCGTCAGGGGAGCCTGCTGCGTGAAGGGATGAAGGTGGTCATCGCGGGTCGTCCGAATGCCGGGAAATCGAGCCTGCTGAACGCCCTGGCGGGCCGCGAAGCGGCGATCGTGACCGACATTGCCGGGACCACCCGTGACGTGCTGCGCGAGCATATTCACATTGATGGCATGCCGTTGCATATCATCGACACCGCGGGTCTGCGTGATGCCAGCGACGAAGTGGAGCGTATTGGTATCGAGAGAGCCTGGCAGGAGATTGAGCAGGCCGACCGAGTGCTGTTTATGGTAGATGGCACCACGACCGACGCCGTTGACCCGGCGGAGATCTGGCCGGACTTTATCGCCCGTCTGCCGGCTAAACTGCCGATCACCGTGGTGCGTAACAAAGCAGACGTTACCGGCGAAACGCTGGGCATCAGCGATGTGAATGGTCACTCACTTATCCGTCTGTCGGCCCGCACCGGCGAGGGCGTTGATGACCTGCGTAACCATCTCAAGCAGAGCATGGGCTTTGACACCAGCATGGAAGGCGGCTTCCTGGCGCGCCGTCGCCACCTCCAGGCGCTGGAAGAGGCGGCACGTCACCTCGAGCAGGGCAAAGCCCAGCTGATTGGCGCATGGGCGGGTGAACTGCTGGCAGAAGAGCTGCGCCTGGCGCAGCAGAATCTGAGTGAGATCACCGGGGAGTTTACGTCGGATGATCTGTTAGGGCGGATCTTCTCAAGCTTCTGCATTGGTAAGTGA
- a CDS encoding MFS transporter, producing MARFLFCSFALVLLYPSGIDMYLVGLPHIAHDLGASEAQLHIAFSAYLAGMASSMVFAGKIADRAGRQPVAIAGAVIFALASLLCSVAQDSTLFLTGRFIQGIGAGGCYVVAFAILRDTLSAQRRAKVLSMLNGITCIIPVLAPVVGYLIMLKFPWQSLFWTMAAMGALVFVLSIAVLKESHPGSQSTGHTATLHPAEKLLNRFFISRLTITTLSVAVILTYVNVSPVLLMETMGFDRGQYSTVMALTAMVSMAVSFSTPFALNIFRQRTLMLTSQGLFLVAGVILAATSSHAVMLVGITLICAGFSVGFGVAMSQALGPFSLRAGVASSALGIAQVCGSSLWIWLAAIMGLNALNMLIGILIGCSMLCIILLMVIQPAAHYEEANQQSRS from the coding sequence ATGGCTCGTTTTCTGTTCTGTAGTTTTGCGCTGGTACTGCTTTATCCGTCTGGCATTGATATGTATCTGGTTGGGTTGCCACACATCGCCCATGATCTCGGGGCCAGCGAAGCGCAACTGCACATCGCGTTTTCGGCCTATCTGGCGGGGATGGCGTCGTCGATGGTGTTTGCCGGAAAAATCGCGGACAGGGCCGGTCGTCAGCCTGTCGCCATCGCCGGTGCGGTGATTTTTGCTCTGGCTTCCCTGCTCTGCTCAGTTGCGCAGGACAGCACCCTGTTTCTTACGGGGCGCTTTATCCAGGGGATTGGTGCAGGTGGCTGTTACGTGGTGGCCTTCGCGATCCTGCGCGATACCCTAAGTGCCCAGCGGCGCGCCAAAGTCCTCTCGATGCTGAACGGCATCACCTGCATCATTCCGGTGCTGGCACCGGTCGTGGGTTATTTGATCATGCTGAAATTCCCGTGGCAGAGTCTCTTCTGGACCATGGCGGCCATGGGCGCGCTGGTATTTGTTCTGTCGATTGCCGTACTGAAAGAGAGCCATCCGGGTTCGCAAAGTACGGGACATACCGCCACCCTCCATCCGGCCGAAAAGCTCCTTAACCGCTTTTTCATCAGCCGGTTAACGATCACCACCCTGAGCGTGGCCGTGATCCTCACCTATGTAAACGTTTCCCCGGTGCTGCTGATGGAAACCATGGGCTTCGATCGCGGGCAGTATTCCACGGTTATGGCGTTAACCGCGATGGTCAGTATGGCGGTCTCGTTCTCGACGCCGTTTGCGCTGAATATCTTCCGCCAGCGCACGCTGATGCTCACCTCACAGGGACTGTTTCTCGTCGCGGGTGTGATCCTGGCGGCTACCAGCTCTCATGCGGTAATGCTGGTGGGGATCACCCTGATTTGCGCCGGATTCTCCGTTGGCTTTGGCGTGGCGATGAGCCAGGCACTTGGTCCGTTCTCGCTTCGGGCTGGCGTGGCAAGCTCCGCGCTGGGTATCGCCCAGGTATGCGGTTCGTCTCTGTGGATATGGCTTGCGGCCATAATGGGCCTTAATGCGCTCAATATGCTGATCGGGATTCTGATTGGCTGTAGCATGCTCTGCATCATTTTACTTATGGTCATCCAGCCCGCGGCGCATTATGAAGAAGCCAATCAGCAGTCTCGATCTTAA
- the yidZ gene encoding HTH-type transcriptional regulator YidZ: MKKPISSLDLNLLLCLQLLLQERSVTKAAKRMNVTPSAVSKSLAKLRDWFDDPLFVKTPLGLLPTPLTMSLEQDLADWMQIGNQILDKFHHDAPGGLTFVLAAETPLMLIRFNALLEQVNQRYPQATVKMRHWDYDSLDAITRGEVDVGFTGRETHPRSRELLKLMPWFIDYEILFSDRPCVYLREDHPALQEEWNLETFLRYPHISIFWERSDTWALDEVLKEMGRERNIAMSLPGFEQSMFMAAQPGHNYIATAPHYCHHYNQLHQRKLIALPIPIDEAQAEKLNVPFTLIWHKRNSHNPKILWLRETIKALYGASDPIFA; encoded by the coding sequence ATGAAGAAGCCAATCAGCAGTCTCGATCTTAACCTGTTGTTGTGCCTGCAGCTTTTACTGCAGGAACGCAGCGTCACCAAAGCCGCGAAGCGGATGAATGTGACGCCGTCGGCGGTGAGTAAATCGCTGGCGAAACTGCGCGACTGGTTCGACGACCCGCTGTTTGTCAAAACGCCGTTAGGACTCCTGCCGACGCCGCTGACCATGAGCCTGGAACAGGATCTGGCTGACTGGATGCAAATAGGCAACCAGATCCTCGACAAATTCCACCATGACGCGCCGGGCGGGCTGACGTTCGTGCTGGCAGCCGAAACACCGCTGATGCTGATCCGCTTTAACGCCCTGCTTGAGCAGGTGAACCAGCGCTATCCGCAGGCTACGGTAAAGATGCGTCACTGGGACTACGACTCGCTGGATGCCATCACGCGCGGTGAAGTGGATGTTGGCTTCACCGGACGAGAGACGCACCCGCGTTCGCGCGAGCTGCTGAAGCTGATGCCGTGGTTTATCGATTACGAGATCCTGTTCAGTGACCGTCCTTGTGTCTATCTGCGCGAGGACCATCCCGCGCTTCAGGAGGAGTGGAACCTCGAGACCTTCCTGCGCTATCCGCATATCAGCATCTTCTGGGAGCGCAGTGACACCTGGGCGCTGGATGAGGTACTAAAAGAGATGGGGCGCGAGCGAAACATTGCCATGAGTCTGCCCGGTTTTGAACAGTCGATGTTTATGGCGGCACAACCCGGACATAACTACATCGCCACTGCGCCACACTACTGCCATCACTATAATCAACTCCACCAGCGGAAGCTGATTGCCCTTCCGATTCCCATTGATGAAGCGCAGGCTGAAAAACTGAACGTTCCCTTCACGCTCATCTGGCATAAACGGAACAGCCATAATCCGAAAATCCTCTGGCTGCGCGAGACCATCAAGGCGTTATATGGTGCCAGCGATCCAATTTTCGCCTAA
- a CDS encoding 4'-phosphopantetheinyl transferase superfamily protein, translated as MATHFARGILTEGRLVSARISSACHSEALKLPEHRRTRFLASRALLAELLFMLYGTSELPDIINQPEGRPVFADPELPRFSIAYTGNIIGVALTTEGDCGLDMELQRATRGFHGTNPHDDYPLSSNEQLWVRNQNDPTEARAQLITLRQSIRKLCGCASDDARQLQLLPGSGRLRSTQAALVEALSDVEDVLIWSVAVTPAIERLKIWEFDSKQGWSSLPDVPERANEPAARLMRLTSLPAEKAYTLS; from the coding sequence ATGGCTACGCACTTTGCAAGAGGGATACTGACAGAAGGTCGTCTCGTATCGGCCAGAATTTCGTCAGCGTGTCACAGTGAAGCGCTCAAACTTCCGGAGCACCGCAGGACGCGTTTTCTGGCTTCCCGGGCGCTGCTTGCTGAACTGCTCTTTATGCTGTACGGCACCAGTGAGCTTCCAGACATCATCAACCAGCCAGAAGGTCGCCCGGTCTTTGCCGACCCGGAACTGCCGCGTTTTTCCATTGCCTATACGGGCAATATTATTGGCGTAGCACTCACCACCGAAGGAGATTGCGGGCTGGATATGGAGCTTCAGCGCGCGACACGTGGTTTCCACGGCACTAACCCACATGACGACTACCCGCTCTCCAGTAATGAGCAGCTGTGGGTGCGCAACCAGAACGATCCCACTGAGGCCCGGGCCCAGCTTATCACCTTGCGCCAGAGCATTCGCAAGCTCTGTGGCTGCGCGTCAGACGACGCCCGTCAGTTGCAGCTGTTGCCGGGTTCCGGTCGCCTGCGCTCCACGCAAGCCGCGCTGGTAGAAGCGCTCAGCGATGTCGAGGACGTGTTGATCTGGTCTGTCGCGGTGACTCCCGCCATTGAGCGGCTGAAAATCTGGGAATTTGACAGTAAACAGGGATGGAGTAGCCTTCCGGATGTGCCCGAGCGTGCCAACGAACCTGCCGCGCGCCTGATGAGATTAACCAGTTTACCGGCAGAAAAAGCATATACCCTTAGCTGA
- a CDS encoding NADPH-dependent FMN reductase, translating to MSDTLKVVTLLGSLRKGSFNGMVARTLPQLAPAGMEISALPSIGDIPLYDADVQQEEGFPQSVEALAEQIRQADGVVIVTPEYNYSVPGGLKNAIDWLSRLPEQPLSGKPVLIQTSSMGAIGGARCQYHLRQILVFLDAMVMNKPEFMGGVIQNKVDPQTGEVVDQSTRDHLSGQLTAFGDYIKRLKA from the coding sequence ATGTCTGATACGTTGAAAGTCGTTACATTACTGGGAAGCCTGCGCAAAGGTTCATTTAACGGGATGGTTGCCCGCACGCTGCCACAGCTGGCACCGGCGGGTATGGAGATTAGTGCCCTGCCTTCCATTGGTGACATCCCGCTTTACGATGCGGATGTGCAGCAGGAAGAAGGGTTCCCGCAGAGCGTTGAAGCCCTGGCTGAGCAGATTCGTCAGGCTGACGGGGTGGTGATTGTGACGCCGGAGTATAACTACTCGGTTCCGGGTGGTCTGAAAAACGCGATTGACTGGTTATCCCGTCTGCCCGAGCAGCCGCTTTCAGGTAAGCCGGTGCTGATCCAGACAAGCTCAATGGGTGCCATTGGCGGTGCGCGCTGCCAGTATCATCTGCGCCAGATCCTGGTATTTCTGGATGCAATGGTCATGAACAAGCCAGAATTTATGGGCGGTGTGATTCAGAATAAGGTCGACCCGCAGACGGGTGAAGTGGTGGATCAGAGCACGCGTGACCATCTCTCTGGCCAGCTGACGGCGTTTGGTGATTATATCAAGCGGCTGAAGGCGTAA
- the adeP gene encoding adenine permease AdeP: MSQQHTTQTSGQGLLERVFKLREHGTTARTEVIAGFTTFLTMVYIVFVNPQILGVAGMDTSAVFVTTCLIAALGSILMGVFANLPVALAPAMGLNAFFAFVVVQAMGLPWQVGMGAIFWGAVGLLLLTVFRVRYWMIANIPVSLRVGITSGIGLFIGMMGLKNAGVIVANPDTLVSIGHLTSHNVLLGVLGFFIIAILASRNIHAAVLVSIVVTTLLGWMLGDVHYNGIVSAPPSVSTVVGHVDLAGSLNLGLAGVIFSFMLVNLFDSSGTLIGVTDKAGLADEKGKFPRMKQALFVDSISSVSGAFIGTSSVTAYIESSSGVSVGGRTGLTAVVVGILFLLVIFLSPLAGMVPPYAAAGALIYVGVLMTSSLSRVKWDDLTEAVPAFITAVMMPFSFSITEGIALGFISYCVMKIGTGRFRDLSPCVIIVALLFVLKIVFIDAK; this comes from the coding sequence ATGAGTCAACAACACACAACCCAGACATCTGGTCAGGGTCTGCTTGAGCGCGTGTTTAAACTGCGCGAGCACGGCACAACGGCACGCACCGAAGTGATCGCCGGTTTCACCACCTTCCTGACGATGGTCTATATCGTTTTTGTTAACCCACAAATTCTGGGCGTTGCTGGCATGGATACCAGCGCCGTCTTCGTTACGACCTGTCTGATCGCTGCACTTGGCAGCATTCTGATGGGGGTGTTTGCTAACCTGCCGGTTGCACTGGCTCCGGCGATGGGGCTTAACGCATTCTTTGCGTTCGTAGTGGTTCAGGCGATGGGGCTGCCGTGGCAAGTCGGCATGGGCGCTATCTTCTGGGGCGCGGTTGGCCTGCTGCTGCTGACTGTTTTCCGCGTGCGCTACTGGATGATTGCGAACATTCCTGTCAGCCTGCGCGTGGGTATCACCAGCGGTATCGGTCTGTTCATCGGTATGATGGGGCTGAAAAATGCCGGTGTTATCGTCGCTAACCCGGATACGCTGGTGAGCATCGGTCACCTGACCTCCCATAATGTGCTGCTGGGCGTACTGGGCTTCTTTATCATCGCGATCCTCGCTTCCCGCAATATTCATGCGGCGGTGCTGGTGTCCATCGTGGTAACCACCCTGCTGGGCTGGATGCTGGGTGACGTTCACTACAACGGCATCGTCTCCGCACCACCGAGCGTCTCTACCGTCGTTGGCCATGTAGATCTGGCGGGTTCCCTGAATCTGGGCCTGGCGGGGGTGATTTTCTCCTTCATGCTGGTGAACCTGTTTGACTCGTCCGGCACGCTGATCGGTGTGACCGACAAAGCGGGTCTGGCGGATGAGAAAGGCAAATTCCCGCGTATGAAGCAGGCGCTGTTTGTGGACAGTATCTCTTCTGTCAGCGGTGCTTTTATCGGGACCTCTTCTGTTACCGCTTACATTGAGTCTTCTTCCGGTGTCTCTGTGGGTGGCCGTACCGGTCTGACCGCGGTAGTGGTGGGGATTCTGTTCCTGCTGGTGATCTTCCTTTCTCCCCTGGCTGGCATGGTTCCACCGTATGCGGCTGCCGGTGCGCTGATCTACGTGGGGGTACTGATGACCTCCAGCCTGTCGCGCGTGAAGTGGGATGATTTAACCGAAGCAGTACCAGCGTTTATTACCGCGGTAATGATGCCGTTCAGTTTCTCCATTACTGAAGGTATCGCGCTGGGCTTTATCTCCTACTGCGTGATGAAGATTGGTACCGGTCGTTTCCGTGACCTCAGCCCGTGCGTCATCATTGTGGCACTGCTGTTTGTGCTGAAGATTGTGTTTATCGACGCCAAATAA
- the yieH gene encoding 6-phosphogluconate phosphatase has product MSGIEAVFFDCDGTLVDSEVICSRAYVAMFQEFGITLDLDEVFKRFKGVKLYEIIDIINDEHGVDLAKTDLEPVYRAEVARLFDSELEVIAGANALLDAMTVPICVVSNGPVSKMQHSLGKLEMLHHFPEKLFSGYDIQRWKPDPALMFHAAKAMNVNVENCILVDDSSAGAQSGIDAGMEVFYFCADTHNKPIDHPKVTTFTDLAQLPALWKARGWDITR; this is encoded by the coding sequence ATGTCCGGAATTGAAGCGGTATTTTTCGACTGCGACGGTACGCTGGTCGACAGTGAGGTCATTTGTTCCCGCGCGTATGTCGCCATGTTCCAGGAATTTGGCATTACGCTCGATCTCGACGAGGTGTTCAAACGCTTTAAGGGCGTGAAGCTGTACGAGATCATCGACATCATTAACGACGAACACGGTGTGGATCTGGCGAAAACGGATCTGGAACCGGTGTACCGCGCCGAGGTCGCACGCCTGTTCGATTCTGAGCTGGAGGTCATTGCCGGCGCAAACGCGCTGCTGGATGCCATGACGGTACCGATCTGTGTGGTCTCCAACGGTCCGGTCAGCAAAATGCAGCACTCGCTGGGTAAGCTTGAGATGCTGCACCACTTCCCCGAAAAACTGTTCAGCGGCTACGATATCCAGCGCTGGAAGCCAGACCCTGCGCTGATGTTCCATGCGGCAAAGGCGATGAACGTTAACGTGGAGAACTGCATTCTGGTGGATGATTCCTCTGCGGGCGCGCAGTCGGGCATTGATGCAGGAATGGAAGTGTTTTATTTCTGTGCCGACACGCACAACAAGCCGATCGATCATCCCAAAGTGACGACCTTTACCGATCTGGCGCAGCTGCCAGCGTTGTGGAAGGCGCGCGGGTGGGATATTACGCGGTAG
- the phoU gene encoding phosphate signaling complex protein PhoU, with translation MDNLNLNKHISGQFNAELESIRTQVMTMGGMVEQQLSDAITAMHNQDSELAKRVIEGDKNVNMMEVAIDEACVRIIAKRQPTASDLRLVMAIIKTIAELERIGDVADKICRTALEKFSQQHQPLLVSLESLGRHTVQMLHDVLDAFARMDLDEAVRIYREDKKVDQEYEGIVRQLMTYMMEDSRTIPSVLTALFCARSIERIGDRCQNICEYIFYFVKGQDFRHVGGDELDKLLAGKDPKE, from the coding sequence ATGGACAATCTCAATCTTAATAAACACATTTCCGGCCAGTTCAACGCAGAGCTGGAAAGTATTCGTACTCAGGTCATGACTATGGGTGGCATGGTCGAGCAGCAGCTTTCTGATGCGATCACGGCGATGCATAACCAGGACAGCGAACTGGCGAAGCGCGTTATCGAAGGCGATAAAAACGTCAACATGATGGAAGTGGCGATTGACGAAGCGTGCGTGCGCATCATCGCCAAGCGTCAGCCGACAGCGAGCGACCTGCGTCTGGTGATGGCCATCATTAAAACCATCGCCGAGCTGGAACGTATTGGTGACGTGGCGGATAAAATCTGCCGCACCGCGCTGGAGAAATTCTCTCAGCAGCACCAGCCGCTGCTGGTGAGCCTGGAGTCGCTGGGTCGTCACACCGTGCAGATGCTGCACGACGTGCTGGATGCTTTTGCACGTATGGATCTGGACGAAGCGGTGCGTATCTACCGTGAAGACAAGAAAGTCGACCAGGAGTATGAAGGTATCGTGCGTCAGCTGATGACCTACATGATGGAGGATTCACGTACGATCCCGAGCGTACTGACCGCCCTGTTCTGCGCGCGCTCTATCGAGCGTATCGGCGACCGCTGCCAGAACATTTGCGAATACATTTTCTACTTCGTGAAAGGTCAGGACTTCCGTCACGTGGGCGGCGACGAGCTGGACAAGCTGCTGGCGGGTAAAGATCCGAAAGAGTAA